One Acropora palmata chromosome 2, jaAcrPala1.3, whole genome shotgun sequence genomic window carries:
- the LOC141874132 gene encoding ciliary-associated calcium-binding coiled-coil protein 1-like isoform X1, with the protein MMDGSKSPNMATVVSAKKIAKGKMQRKAGVKVRDREDELKKEEEAEKVSLAWKVLTEEQTQSMKELTVHELEVKLAEMLLIENYHISLPEACILDYYVAGFWFAKEQNFTLQQISAFFTLLKVMLDNIKEKQFSLVNNIQKFRLLLAGIGVENCSQNGGLECFDVNQAKVITDYFIDSFFQHYKLYQFLFTQEPQEEVVLSELTVEVPPLATVPFPPPLDEGMTEEMWREHLMTPPQAPEVDKQEEGEVNIHETEAHSGELTNPDSETIDDLLASIKPEQLKSLVNKAADEFLGNFKVEVETRLRERETFLLSKMGKLQSR; encoded by the exons ATGATGGATGGATCAAAGTCGCCAAACATGGCGACTGTGGTGAGCGccaaaaaaattgcgaaaggaaaaatgcaaagaaaagcGGGTGTCAAGGTGCGAGACAGAGAAGACGAGCTAAAAAAG GAAGAAGAAGCCGAGAAAGTGTCCTTAGCATGGAAAGTCCTTACAGAGGAACAGACTCAGTCAATGAAAGAACTTACAGTCCACGAGCTTGAAGT GAAATTAGCAGAAATGcttttgattgaaaattaCCACATCTCTCTCCCTGAGGCTTGTATACTGGACTATTATGTGGCAGGGTTTTG GTTTGCAAAGGAACAGAATTTTACACTTCAGCAGATTTCAGCATTCTTCACTCTTTTAAAAGTTATGCTAGATAATATTAAAG AAAAGCAGTTCTCCTTAGTGAACAACATTCAAAAGTTCAGGTTGCTGCTGGCAGGAATTGGAGTAGAAAACTGTTCTCAAAATGGGGGCCTTGAATGTTTTGATGTCAACCAGGCTAAAGTCATCACAGACTACTTTATTGACAG CTTTTTCCAGCACTACAAACTGTATCAGTTTCTTTTCACCCAAGAACCACAAGAGGAAGTTGTTTTATCTGAG CTGACTGTAGAGGTTCCACCCCTTGCCACTGTTCCATTTCCTCCTCCACTGGATGAAGGAATGACGGAGGAGATGTGGAGAGAGCATCTAATGACACCACCGCAGGCACCTGAAGTGGATAAACAAGAAGAG GGAGAAGTGAACATTCATGAAACTGAAG CGCATTCAGGAGAACTAACCAACCCAGACAGTGAAACCATAGACGATCTTCTAGCATCGATTAAACCTGAACAATTAAAAAGTTTGGTTAACAAAGCAGCCGACGAATTCTTAGGAAATTTTAAG gTTGAAGTTGAAACAAGACTGAGAGAAAGAGAGACATTTCTACTCAGCAAAATGGGGAAATTACAGTCCAGATAG
- the LOC141874132 gene encoding ciliary-associated calcium-binding coiled-coil protein 1-like isoform X2, with product MAEPKKSRSAIRIKSSEKERRKSASKRDSATSRNKPQSEEEAEKVSLAWKVLTEEQTQSMKELTVHELEVKLAEMLLIENYHISLPEACILDYYVAGFWFAKEQNFTLQQISAFFTLLKVMLDNIKEKQFSLVNNIQKFRLLLAGIGVENCSQNGGLECFDVNQAKVITDYFIDSFFQHYKLYQFLFTQEPQEEVVLSELTVEVPPLATVPFPPPLDEGMTEEMWREHLMTPPQAPEVDKQEEGEVNIHETEAHSGELTNPDSETIDDLLASIKPEQLKSLVNKAADEFLGNFKVEVETRLRERETFLLSKMGKLQSR from the exons atggcggaacCGAAGAAGTCTCGTTCAGCTATTCGAATCAAGTCTTCAGAAAAAGAACGAAGGAAATCTGCCTCTAAAAGAGACTCGGCGACATCTAGGAACAAACCACAATCC GAAGAAGAAGCCGAGAAAGTGTCCTTAGCATGGAAAGTCCTTACAGAGGAACAGACTCAGTCAATGAAAGAACTTACAGTCCACGAGCTTGAAGT GAAATTAGCAGAAATGcttttgattgaaaattaCCACATCTCTCTCCCTGAGGCTTGTATACTGGACTATTATGTGGCAGGGTTTTG GTTTGCAAAGGAACAGAATTTTACACTTCAGCAGATTTCAGCATTCTTCACTCTTTTAAAAGTTATGCTAGATAATATTAAAG AAAAGCAGTTCTCCTTAGTGAACAACATTCAAAAGTTCAGGTTGCTGCTGGCAGGAATTGGAGTAGAAAACTGTTCTCAAAATGGGGGCCTTGAATGTTTTGATGTCAACCAGGCTAAAGTCATCACAGACTACTTTATTGACAG CTTTTTCCAGCACTACAAACTGTATCAGTTTCTTTTCACCCAAGAACCACAAGAGGAAGTTGTTTTATCTGAG CTGACTGTAGAGGTTCCACCCCTTGCCACTGTTCCATTTCCTCCTCCACTGGATGAAGGAATGACGGAGGAGATGTGGAGAGAGCATCTAATGACACCACCGCAGGCACCTGAAGTGGATAAACAAGAAGAG GGAGAAGTGAACATTCATGAAACTGAAG CGCATTCAGGAGAACTAACCAACCCAGACAGTGAAACCATAGACGATCTTCTAGCATCGATTAAACCTGAACAATTAAAAAGTTTGGTTAACAAAGCAGCCGACGAATTCTTAGGAAATTTTAAG gTTGAAGTTGAAACAAGACTGAGAGAAAGAGAGACATTTCTACTCAGCAAAATGGGGAAATTACAGTCCAGATAG
- the LOC141874132 gene encoding ciliary-associated calcium-binding coiled-coil protein 1-like isoform X3: MEHQKIKKKSRRNSTRIQKMQVPSSPAVVVIKTEEEAEKVSLAWKVLTEEQTQSMKELTVHELEVKLAEMLLIENYHISLPEACILDYYVAGFWFAKEQNFTLQQISAFFTLLKVMLDNIKEKQFSLVNNIQKFRLLLAGIGVENCSQNGGLECFDVNQAKVITDYFIDSFFQHYKLYQFLFTQEPQEEVVLSELTVEVPPLATVPFPPPLDEGMTEEMWREHLMTPPQAPEVDKQEEGEVNIHETEAHSGELTNPDSETIDDLLASIKPEQLKSLVNKAADEFLGNFKVEVETRLRERETFLLSKMGKLQSR; this comes from the exons ATGGAGcatcaaaaaattaaaaagaaatctcGACGAAATTCGACCAGGATTCAAAAGATGCAAGTGCCTTCATCACCAGCCGTTGTTGTGATCAAAACA GAAGAAGAAGCCGAGAAAGTGTCCTTAGCATGGAAAGTCCTTACAGAGGAACAGACTCAGTCAATGAAAGAACTTACAGTCCACGAGCTTGAAGT GAAATTAGCAGAAATGcttttgattgaaaattaCCACATCTCTCTCCCTGAGGCTTGTATACTGGACTATTATGTGGCAGGGTTTTG GTTTGCAAAGGAACAGAATTTTACACTTCAGCAGATTTCAGCATTCTTCACTCTTTTAAAAGTTATGCTAGATAATATTAAAG AAAAGCAGTTCTCCTTAGTGAACAACATTCAAAAGTTCAGGTTGCTGCTGGCAGGAATTGGAGTAGAAAACTGTTCTCAAAATGGGGGCCTTGAATGTTTTGATGTCAACCAGGCTAAAGTCATCACAGACTACTTTATTGACAG CTTTTTCCAGCACTACAAACTGTATCAGTTTCTTTTCACCCAAGAACCACAAGAGGAAGTTGTTTTATCTGAG CTGACTGTAGAGGTTCCACCCCTTGCCACTGTTCCATTTCCTCCTCCACTGGATGAAGGAATGACGGAGGAGATGTGGAGAGAGCATCTAATGACACCACCGCAGGCACCTGAAGTGGATAAACAAGAAGAG GGAGAAGTGAACATTCATGAAACTGAAG CGCATTCAGGAGAACTAACCAACCCAGACAGTGAAACCATAGACGATCTTCTAGCATCGATTAAACCTGAACAATTAAAAAGTTTGGTTAACAAAGCAGCCGACGAATTCTTAGGAAATTTTAAG gTTGAAGTTGAAACAAGACTGAGAGAAAGAGAGACATTTCTACTCAGCAAAATGGGGAAATTACAGTCCAGATAG